The Penaeus chinensis breed Huanghai No. 1 chromosome 21, ASM1920278v2, whole genome shotgun sequence genome has a window encoding:
- the LOC125036433 gene encoding low choriolytic enzyme-like: MIAANEGSRLEREERGAARARGTLFFDSSGNVVSFPWPERTVPYRFDEKVTPEMRLVVREGMNAIERHSCVRFELYDTEAHEGKVFLDVVALETRFCRASLGYRPNQKRILGLHQKCCKRKFIVLHELLHALGMMHTHQRNDRNEYVEIYRDNIIPDYLDQYNTIFSEYYGLPYDFKSVMHYGAQAFVRKDANHTMRPREIKDASGAMAPLLTLARKKKMSRGDIAWLNRVYGCSRLYLGDDLPGAVAYKDWLKSEQAKQNYEMLHYIVPDEVISTSQMSLN; encoded by the exons ATGATTGCTGCAAAT GAAGGCTCCCGGCTGGAGCGCGAGGAGAGGGGAGCGGCGCGCGCCAGGGGGACGC TGTTTTTCGACTCCAGCGGGAACGTGGTCTCATTTCCTTGGCCGGAGCGCACGGTTCCTTACCGCTTCGACGAAAAAGTCACGCCAGAGATGCGTCTGGTGGTCCGGGAGGGCATGAACGCGATCGAAAGACACAGCTGCGTCAGATTTGAGCTTTACGACACCGAAGCACACGAGGGCAAAGTCTTCTTGGATGTCGTTGCTTTGGAGACGCGTTTCTGCCGTGCTAGCCTTGGCTATAGACCTAACCAGAAAAGGATCTTGGGCCTGCACCAAAAATGCTGCAAGAGAAAGTTTATAGTGCTTCACGAGCTCCTGCACGCGCTCGGCATGATGCACACGCACCAGCGCAACGACAGGAACGAGTACGTGGAGATCTACCGCGACAACATCATCCCTGACTATCTGGATCAATACAATACGATATTTTCAGAGTACTACGGCCTCCCCTATGATTTCAAATCCGTGATGCACTATGGCGCGCAGGCCTTCGTTAGGAAAGACGCCAACCACACCATGCGGCCTAGGGAGATCAAGGACGCCTCAGGAGCCATGGCCCCGCTCTTGACCCttgcaaggaagaagaagatgtcGCGCGGGGACATCGCGTGGCTTAACAGGGTCTATGGATGCTCCCGCCTCTACTTGGGCGATGACCTGCCTGGCGCCGTGGCCTATAAAGACTGGCTCAAGAGCGAGCAGGCGAAACAGAACTACGAAATGCTGCACTATATTGTCCCCGACGAAGTCATTTCCACCAGCCAGATGTCGCTTAATTAG